The window CGCATGTACCAAACGACCCTGAAAGTCTAATAGTACTATATAGAGTAATTTATAGGAAAATTGATAGACTATGCTTCAGAGACTATATATCATCAAGTTGTTTTCAGTTGACAAAAGGAAGCTGACAGAATTTGAAAAGGCTGCATGATCAGGATAAAAGCGAAAGAAGAAAGAATTCTAATTCTTGTGATAATCAATTCAAGCTGAATCTAGGATTTCAGATGACATCTTCTAAGAAAAATGGTTTGATTGCATCTTGAAGGAGAAACTGTCCCTTAAAGAAGACTGACTATATAGAGTAATTTCCCTATCAAGCATATGTAAGTATTGGTACTTGATACCGGTCGTGTTAATGGTAAAACAGTAAGTACTCATTTTTATAATTAATCAGAAGTTTTAGATTCGagttttaaatatttattcatttttgttAGGGAGAGCTTTACCCAGACTTTTCGATGCAAGCTCAGATTTAATTTGGTCCAATATAGATATCCTGAtaaaccaaaaaataataaaaaaaatgtagtAAGTATTGGTCCTTGATTTTGAAGTATGATATGTACTTCAAGAACTTGACCTATACTATTCATTAAGATTTAATAACTTTTTGGAGCTGAGGAAAGGTGTGGAGGGACACTTTTTTCTTTGTTGAAGTTGTCATATGGTCCATGACTTTAATTTGGTACGCACCTACTACTGTATTTTAGGGTCAGACGTTTTACAATCTTTTGATGGGGACCTAGTAAAGGTACTCTGCATGCCATTATTCTGGAAATCACACAATGCAGtgatcaaaataattaaaaatgcatTAAAGCTCAATGATCGGATATGATATTATTTCTATTGCCATAAAGACATAATGCAAGTTCTACATTAATGTTTAAAGAGTATTAGATGTTAGGGTTGTCGATGATTCGGTTCAgctagttattttataaaatttatatcatactaatttttttgttatttcattttgtaTAATCAAAATTAGGCTTTTTAAAATCGCCCCAATCATCTCGGTTTCTTTTTGGTATTGATATGATTCGGTtaatttttagtatatttttaaaaACGTCATGCAAAAGTTGCTAGTCGAAGTTAGTATGCGATAAATATGTACTTGCATAAGACTTTGGCAAAATTTTCtagatatttttactattttaaaattaataatagaATATGAGAGAGTCCAGAATAGAGATTCATCGCACTATTATTTGGTAGCGTAAAATAAATTATGCAAAGATAAGAGAAATATAAATTATACGAGTGAAAAAATACTAATCAAGGTGAGAATCAAGAATAAAGCTTATTAGAGGATTATTATCCGACAAGAGAAATCCAAATCATACGAGAGGAAAGATCGATATCGAATACCTTATAGTTTGCTACTGTAGATCGCTAGAATCCTAATGGCTTGCTACCCGATATGTTGGAATTAATTTAATTTCCATATGAGTAGTAGAAtatgtttgaaagttgagatttAGAATATTAATTATTGGTCACTTGTTGccattttcataattccaaggcccaagaaaaaaaattaatgctTTGGTACTTTTCAAACTTAGTATATAAAatatagtaatatttttcatatgtaaatttattcggtacgttTCAGAATTTTTCCAACTTGCTTTTATAAAAGGCACGAtcataaatttatataaaaaattatgtttttattaaaagaaatctaATAATCAGTTCGACACAGTTCATTTTGGTCTTTAGTCGAGTTTTAAAAATTCATGTACCACTATTAGATGTTCAACAATGGGAGTGATTTGTGTTAGCTTACATACTTTTCACATCCCTATAACGAAAAAAATTAGCCTTTTAATATACACCGATAATGTAAGAGAATTTTTAGTGAATTCTCATTATCTTTCCTATTCGGATTAAACGAATAGAGAACTGTAAATGCAATGGCTGACATTTGGCgggttttgaaaaaaatatagacTATGAACATTACCCTGTTTTGATTTATCACTTTCAGGACTCACTTGGAACCAAAAAACTGCGTTTAATTCCTCTTTGTAATAATCCTCCTTTCtctatctatttatttatttatagttAAGTTAATATAATCTCTCTTTAACTAGCAAAAAGATTAAATAACCACAATGACTGTCAACAAAACCAAAAGTTTATTGCCATCGAGCAGAAACAAAGAAAATCTTTAGGAGGTGGGCAAGATTCACAAATTAATTTCATTGGTTGTCAtttaatttttactttattaCATCTAAGTCATtggattattttttataaaaaaagtcATTCGACTTTAATTTCCTTAATATCACGGAAAATCACTAAATTATTTTTggtaacaaaaaaaatgaaaatttcttTTACAGTGCTTAAAATGTAAAATCTAATTAAAAAAGCAATCAAGCCACCGGAAGGAAAGAAAAGTTCTATCTATACCCAGAAAACATATGTGGGTCATAAATAGAATTAAAGAAAATCGAGGGACTTCTGGCATCTTGTTTTGTCACATATCAATTATTACTGACCCGTCAATTGGTGGAAGTAGATGTCCTCATTTTCCTTATCCCTGGCCTACTTTCTTTCTAGTGTTAAATTcactatacacacacacacactaaagaaatcaaaaaaaagaagaaggaaaaacaaaTTCAATATGTTTAATTAAACTTTTCCAATTTCCATCAAACGTACCTAACACcaaatttaatttattaaacaaaCAAATGCCCAGAGAAGAGAAGGAAGActttacaaaaacaaaagaaacgtTAAAAATAAAGACTCTCAATATTACCTTTTCAATCATCTATCCTTTTAAAACAGTAAGAAAAAAAAACTCAGGTAATTACCAAAATGGTCACACTTTTTCTTTCTTAACCATTTCTTGTATTGTGTTTTGACAGGGGTAGGCGGGACCGGACCTAGCTTATTAGTTATGAGTTCATGCATAGCTTTTGTAAACCTTTATATTTATTAAGAAATTTATTATATATCTATAAGTATTTGAATGTAAATTCAATTATTACTACATATTAAATTAAAGTTATTGTAAGAACTCATTTTGTTTTAAATTCTGAATCCGACTATAACGGTGGAGTGGGAGGATATGTTGGGAGACTAGCACTAATAAAAATCTCTTTATTCATATTCCCCTTTTGTGCAGTGGAGTTTGCAGAAAACTTAAGAATCTGACAAGAAGGCAACTTCTCAAAATCATTCTCTCCCCCTCTATAATACCtttctttcttcatctttttatTAAATTTATTTTCTGTTTAGTTTATTGTTGAAGATCCTTGATATAGCTAGCCTTCATATATTTGTCAGAGTAAGCACAAATTTTATTGTTCCCCATACTTAACAAACTCTCCATCTTTTTTCCTCTTAGTTGACACATCATAGTCAAAAGCCGTCCTCAATCAAGATTCATCAAATATAGTTTCAAATTTGAGCTGttaattatataatattataaCTCTTAGTATGCTATTTTCTATGACAAAAATGTTTGCCATCTATAGAATATTGCATGGATTTATCATAAGCTTcttctctcttactttctttcAGGTTCCATCATCAGTACTATCTGCAGGTGTTACAAGTGACTTCCAAATTTGGATGACCTAAGCTTTCTTTAACAAGATTTCTTGAAATAGTTTCATATAttggaggaaaaaaaaaagacagatTTTCTTGATTGGTTAAGCATTTAAGAGTGAGGTCAGTTTTTTATAGGTGTTGAAATCTATGGCGATGTACTATCAAGGGAGCTCAGAAATCCAAGCTGATGGTCTGCAGACACTTTATCTGATGAACCCTAACTATATTGGCTATACTGACactcaacagcaacaacaacaacatcttcaacaagcaaacatgtTTTTCTTGAATTCCGCAACCGCAGGAAATTTGGCCCACGGGCCACTTCCTTCGCAAGCCCACACGCAACACTTCGTCGGCGTACCTCTTCCGACAAGTTTTCACGATCCGAGCCGCCCCTCTGTCCACGACGTTTCTGCCTCTCATCATGGCCTTCTCCAACGTTTGTGGAGCTCTGATGTTCAAAAtagcggcggcggcggcggcggcggtggTAGAAATGAAAGCCAATCACATATACCGACGGTACTGGACAAGCTCTTAGAGAAtaatttatttcctattatttagcgCACTCCATAGTTTTTTAAAGGATTCAATTGATTTGTTTCAGGCCGTAGTTTCTCCCAACTGCGGCGGAGGCACAACCACGGACTTTGCCTCCCAATTGGGGTTCCAAAGACCCGGGTTGGTATCACCGACGCAACAACATCAAGGTCTTTCTCTAAGTCTTTccccacaacaacaacaacaacaacaacagatgaATTTCAGGTCTTTTCCACTAGACCACCATGAGATTTCACCACATACTAATCATCAAGTTGGAAtattatcatcatcatcgccGCGAACAAATACTAATAACAATCATATTCGAGGATCAGGGGCATCATCTTCTTCATTTTCTAATGGAATGATTGTTGGTTCTAAGTACCTAAAAGCTGCACAAGAGCTTCTTGATGAAGTTGTTAATGTTGGAAAAAGCATCAAAGAGGTTGGGGCTAAGGAGAAGGACAAATTATTGGATAATGAATTAATGCCTTTGAGTAGtgatgttgctgctgctgctcctACTAGTGGATCAGGTGAAACTAGTAGCCAGAAAAATAGTGTTGCTGAGCTTACAACTGTTCAAAGACAAGAACTTCAAATGAAAAAGGCCAAACTTATTAGCATGCTTGATGAGGTACTTCTATGATCTATCTAATTCATATTATATCATGTTCTATAAGTTTTTTCCCTCTTCTTCCTTAATCAAAGATCAATATCAAGTTTCTTGAATTGGAGTTTCGTTTAGGCAAATTACATGATCCAAAAATTGTAAAAATCTGTATTGGGGGAGCTATAATTTTACTCGTTCGTCAGAATCTAGTAGCTTTGGCCTAGACCTTGTATTTGTGttaaaaaattcatttaaatatttataaatattttatcaaaaattcaacaaaCTCTATTTTCAAGAATTCAAAATCTATAAACCCAAATTTCTAGCTAGGCCTCTATTTGTGTTCCTTAATTCTTGAGAAGAAAGTTTGGCCTTTAATTTCATTAATTCTAGTTActtcatttgttttatttatttggattttttgggagatGGAGGGGTCAAGTTACTGTTGATTCATACTTGCAATAATTGTTGATTTTTCAAAGTTACAATTTTGTTCATGTTGAAGCTAAGCAATTCCATTAAAGAGTCACCAATCACGTTGGTTCTGTGTGATATACAAAACTGATGATTGTGTGGTTCTAAATTTTCTTCTGCGGGTCCAACTAAAGTTAAAGATAAGAAACCTAAAATGTCTTGTTGAGTTGACAAAAATCAAAGCACGTgttcttattcatttttcttttactttgaaCCTTTCAAGCTATGAAATATTCTTACCTTTCATTTGAGAATCACTTACATTAAACTTTTCCCTCAATAATATTTACTTGAACAAGGTTGTTTTATATTTTTGTCCCTTATTTCAATTTGAACTTTaaacaaagaatttgaagttgaaaatttggtttgaagaatattTCAAGTGAAATAAATTTTTACTCAGCAAAACGTTAAATTTCTTTTCAAGTGGAATTCCTACTAGGACACAATTTCGACTTTCGAAcactctttttcaacttcaacttcaaataCTCTTTTTCAAATTCAATTAAATATTGTCCAAACGAGAATAGTCCACTTGTTTTAAGTAGTTGTCTTAAAGGATCTTTTTTAACTTTGGATTTGGTTAGGTGGAGCAAAGGTATAGACAGTACCATCACCAGATGCAAATAATTGTAGCATCATTTGAGGAAGCAGCAGGAATTGGATCAGCAAAATCATACACTCAACTTGCTTTGCATACAATTTCGAAGCAATTTCGTTGCCTAAAAGATGCTATAACTGGACAAATAAAGGCGACAAGCAAAAGCTTAGGAGAAGAAGATATTAGCTTGGGAGGGAAAATTGAAGGATCATCATCTAGGCTAAGATATGTGGATCATCATCTTAGGCAACAACGTGCACTCCAACAGCTAGGAATGATGCAACCAAATGCTTGGAGACCCCAACGAGGTTTGCCGGAAAGAGCTGTCTCAGTACTTCGTGCTTGGCTTTTCGAGCATTTTCTGCATCCGTAAGTGCCAATTACTCGAAAAGCCGGTAGATATTCTTTGGATGATCTGACAGTGTTATAAATTCTTATAACGATAGTTCATATAACATAAACTCACTTGAAAATAGAAGTTAACATCTGCAAGGTGATATTGTACATTGTCAAATCACTTATAAGGTAGAGATATGTAATTATTCGTAATAAGTGGAACTTATaataacttgaaaaatacaacAAGTAATCTACTATAGTTAGTAAAATTGTACTGCTAGTATACGAATTCTTTACCGTGTATCCTCAAAAATAAACTTCGATCTCTAGTGAAAACCATTTTACACCATGTAGAAACATTTTAAGGAGATCACAGTTACGATCTTTTTCAAATTTATTATATAAATTGAACATCTTTAAAAAATCATGTCTAACGAAATTTTCTTGGAAAATGACTAGTAAAAAGCTTTTGCCTAAAGTCATTTCTCTagagaaaattaaaataaaacctgtTTTTTCCACCCTCCAAACTGGTAGGACCGGAGATGTAACTagggattttatttttttggtcttGCAGGTACCCCAAAGATTCAGATAAAATTATGCTTGCCAAGCAAACAGGGTTAACGAGGAGCCAGGTTCTTGAAAATTCCATTATCTTCTCTTTAATTTTGCTAATAAGCtcgtaattttttaaaattaagttTTATAGCACTgtcaatataaataatttttacacTATCAGGTCACTCAAAGAATATTGAGTTTGCAATCTTAAAAATAAGACAAATTACTTGCTACAGTAGGTAAAATAATATGATGGTATAAAAATTCCTTATACTAGACATGTGTATATAACTTAAAGGCATATGTGTATATAACTTGAACGCATTCTTGAAACACTTTCCTCTGTTGTGAAAGTACGTACCACTTCCTAATTAAATGCATGAATTGCAGGTCTCCAACTGGTTCATAAATGCTAGAGTTCGACTATGGAAGCCAATGGTGGAGGAAATGTACTTGGAAGAAGTGAAGAATAATCAAGAGCAAAATGGTTTAGAAGAAAACGCAAACAATATTGAGCCTAACAAAGAGATGCGCACAAAATCAAGTTCTCCACAAGAGACCACTAACCTTAGAAAGGACAAGCAAATTAGTAGCATATTGCAGGATGCTTCTCCCACAGAAATTTCTTGTTCAACCATTTCAACATCTCCAACTGCTGGCTCACTTCCAGCTCAAGCTGCAGGTTTttctaatctctctctctctctctctctctctctctctctctctctctctctctctctctctctctctcacacacacacacacaaatacaCATAGCTACTACATCGACATTTAAACTCGACGTTACATGCATGAATCATACTTGATGAACAACCTAGGATGACTTAGTCAATACACACACAACTATAAAAGAGTAGCAGCCAAAACAAACTTCCTAAGGTCGTACCTAAGATCAaaaggaatttcttgaaaactAACTGCATACCTGAAATTACGCTCTCTCTCTAACACACACACATGTACTACATCAACATTTACACTCGAAGTTACATGAATCATACTTGATGAACaatccataaacttcaaattctggatCCACCTCTGCCGATGAATATAAATGATTTACTGTAGTTATACAATATTGTCAATATATAGGTCAACTAAGCTCATTACAATTAGTCTCTCTTAAATTATGTGTATGTATTGAGACACATTATCTAACAAGCTTCTCTTAACAGGTTTCTCCTTCATTGGCTCATTAAACATGGAGAACAGTACTTCTGAAAGGAACAACAAAAAGCCAAGAAACGATATGCAGAATTCTTCAAGTAGTATTCTCTCAATGGAGACGGAAATGAAAGCCGGAGACACGCGCAAAGGCGAAAAGTTCAACGGCGATAACAGGCAAGCAAGAGATCAGAGCTACCCTCTAATGACTGCCTATAGTACAATGGGAGAATTTGGAAGGTTTAATCCAGAACAACAAATGGCCACAAGGTTTCAAGGAAATGGTGTTTCTCTTACATTAGGGCTTCCACCTTCTGAAAACTTAGTCCTCTCAGGGAATCAACACAACTTTTTGCCTAACCAAAACATTGGGATTGAAATGGGAAGAATTGAAACTCATTACAATAGAATGACCAATCCTCAACCTTCTCATCCAAGTATAACCTATGAAAACATTGATTTTCAGAGTGGGAAGCGATACGCGGCTCAACTATTACCAGATTTTGTTTCTTGATACATATAATCTCACTGATCTCTCCCTTTCAAGTCTCCAGAAAAGTTTTGCAGGTAATATTGGAAATATATGAATGCCCTGAACCTCATTGACAATGCTAGCGGAAAGAAGTTGAGACATGAAAGTACAACAAGTTTGAGGAAATTTTCAGGTACATGATGTATAAAAGAAGGGAGTTGAGCTTTAGTCATATATAGGTAGAATTTAGTTAGTATATAGGTTATACTTCCAGTTTCTAATGAAGAtacaattatttttgtttttctattcAAATAGCTAGCTAGCTTGGATTATTTAAGGATGTTGctgcaacaaaaagaaaaagaaaaaatctcaAGGAATGTAAACTATAGTATGTTGTAAATTTGTATTTGTTTTGTCTTAATTTGCATATATTCAGATAAATTTTGCAGCTATTTCTAAGGCTAGCGCTacattgttttttctttttgggtttttTGCTCGGTGTCAAGTACCCGCTTTGAGCCCCGACTAATTAATCAAAAGTCTAGCTTAAAAATCTCACTTTGGGGTAAAACACTCATTAACAAAGGctattttaatatagtatatctttctattttaatatagtatatcTTTTCATTGTCAATTTTGCAAAAATATGCCTTTCTTTAGATTGTATCAAAGCATGCTCGTGCTAAAAGAATGCTATAAATAATTATGCAAGAGCTGGGATAATATAAACCTACCCTTTGTAGGAGGCAAAGTGGAAAAGATTGTTGTCGATGTGAATTAGAGCCCTAGAAAAGAAGCAAGCTGTACTTTCTTTCCTAATCAAGAGATTATAACGTCTACCCATAATTATGTGGATGTTTGCTACAATCGTAAATTGTTACTACTTTTTATTGAGTTTAATTTATGTACAGTAAGTTTATTCCTTATTGAGTTTAATAGTCTTATTCATTCTCAAACAGCTTTAGGAAAGAATGATCAACTAGCTAGCTTACTCTAATTAGTTCTCCACTTTCCCGTGGCTCTGTAAATGTGCTTCACTAAACAAACATTATCATCAATGGTTTTGAAAATATGGCCTGTGACCCGAATGTGTTGTTGAATCTCGTAATTTGAGATATATTTCGAGTTGAGTGAGTTTTCTCCCAAGAACcttaattttgaaaatttcaaactAGCCCTATTTTTATAGAGGCTCCTGGGCTAATTCACTTAGTAAGCTCCATCACATTTTATAGCAGAAGTGAAAGGACTATTTACAGTACAATCATGCATATCTATAACAGCATTCCCATATAATAACAATTATCTATAAAAGCTAAACTTTTTCGGAactaatttttatgttatgttataatatatgttctctataacaacacttcgctataacatccaaaaatattcggaacaaacgagaCTGTTATAAAGAGATTTGACCATATACTATTCACCTTTCTCTTTGCCCCTAAAAGGTTATAACCTTTTTATAACAGGTGTCATATCCAAGTATATAAAATTTAGACTTTAGTTTTTATAGGCTGGAAAGGATAGTACTAGGCCAAAGTTGTGAAAAAAATATGAGTCCTTATTATTAGGACTCGTTTGGCTATagattttgttaaaataaatttgggttttatttagcAAACACATGTTtagccatagattttgcctatattttggcaaaatcccaaatCTTAAATCCCAAAATCAGCTCAATAGCttgttttgggccaaaatatcattattatatttttaaaaaattgccccaaacttttgtattttataaaatagCCCATAATTTATTATGTTGTAacaatgttgcttcgtcttctcggtcatctgatagtgtatcatgtagttcattataaaaacgataattttgtatcaaatttatttatattcaagactatggtttgcgataatataatgaatgttattgataatggtattgttgggtatttgtgatagtttttagaacttgttggtataagtcatgtttcatgtttttccaaaataaatttgggaaatatattttgaaaactgatgtccaaacacattttcatcttcaaacaaaactccacccaaatcagatttttcagaacaaatttgggaatctatgctAAACGCTAGCTTAGTTTAATTTTGAGTGCGTGTGTGGATAACTGAGATATGATTGACTATTCACCCTCTATAAATCGAGACTAACCTCCTTTCTCTAGTCTCATAGAAAATCCTATCATATTTCATGTCTGAACCATGATAAAATTATGAattgttatgaaccatcttcgtGTCAGTTGTGATAACTAGTGGTTATAGAAGTTAGTCCCAAGCTTATACAACCAATATATTATTATCGCCAGCAAATTATGGAATTTAATGGTATGTAAATTTTAATCTTAACTAaagattatatatattttttatactccctccgttttaatttagatgagTTAGTTTGAGTCGAcacagaatttaagaaaaaaagaagacttttaaaacttatggtcttaaaagcttaagggtaagctttgtggggccatgacatttatGTGATTACAAAAGTATCTAATTAAGGGTAAAATagataaaatgaagagtttaaagttgaattatcaTCTATTTTGACACAGACTGAAAAGAAAAGTACATCATttaatttgaaacggagggagtattttttTATGGTCATAATTAAATTTATTACATGTGATATCAGTGCCATGATAGATAGAAGTTGCAAAACatataaatggaaaaagttcctaaacctaaaggggaaaaaacgaaaaaaaaaaaaaagaaacaatacTTAGCAACGTACATAGCAGTGCATTGCTGTTGGAAATATAGTATTCCGCACATGAATAATATCCACAGTAAATAACAAGAACAAAAGAGTGACAACGATACCAAATCTTTTAATAGGGTAAAATATAATACTCGAGCAGAGTAATATAATAccactttttttaaaaatttaaatcccTATCTTGTATTATTATTGA is drawn from Nicotiana tabacum cultivar K326 chromosome 9, ASM71507v2, whole genome shotgun sequence and contains these coding sequences:
- the LOC107762551 gene encoding BEL1-like homeodomain protein 1 gives rise to the protein MAMYYQGSSEIQADGLQTLYLMNPNYIGYTDTQQQQQQHLQQANMFFLNSATAGNLAHGPLPSQAHTQHFVGVPLPTSFHDPSRPSVHDVSASHHGLLQRLWSSDVQNSGGGGGGGGRNESQSHIPTAVVSPNCGGGTTTDFASQLGFQRPGLVSPTQQHQGLSLSLSPQQQQQQQQMNFRSFPLDHHEISPHTNHQVGILSSSSPRTNTNNNHIRGSGASSSSFSNGMIVGSKYLKAAQELLDEVVNVGKSIKEVGAKEKDKLLDNELMPLSSDVAAAAPTSGSGETSSQKNSVAELTTVQRQELQMKKAKLISMLDEVEQRYRQYHHQMQIIVASFEEAAGIGSAKSYTQLALHTISKQFRCLKDAITGQIKATSKSLGEEDISLGGKIEGSSSRLRYVDHHLRQQRALQQLGMMQPNAWRPQRGLPERAVSVLRAWLFEHFLHPYPKDSDKIMLAKQTGLTRSQVSNWFINARVRLWKPMVEEMYLEEVKNNQEQNGLEENANNIEPNKEMRTKSSSPQETTNLRKDKQISSILQDASPTEISCSTISTSPTAGSLPAQAAGFSFIGSLNMENSTSERNNKKPRNDMQNSSSSILSMETEMKAGDTRKGEKFNGDNRQARDQSYPLMTAYSTMGEFGRFNPEQQMATRFQGNGVSLTLGLPPSENLVLSGNQHNFLPNQNIGIEMGRIETHYNRMTNPQPSHPSITYENIDFQSGKRYAAQLLPDFVS